The Phaenicophaeus curvirostris isolate KB17595 chromosome 27, BPBGC_Pcur_1.0, whole genome shotgun sequence genome has a segment encoding these proteins:
- the ENTPD4 gene encoding ectonucleoside triphosphate diphosphohydrolase 4 isoform X2, whose product MGRISISCLLPASWHFSISPVGCPRILNTTLRQIVVIGILAAAVSLLYYSLVVIRNKYGRAYRDKRFHRYLARVTDTEATDTNNPNLNYGIVVDCGSSGSRIFVYCWPRHNGNPHDLLDIKQMRDKNRKPVVMKIKPGISEFASSPEKVSDYISPLLSFAAEHVPRVKHKETPLYILCTAGMRILPESQQKAILEDLLTDIPVHFDFLFSDSHAEVISGKQEGVYAWIGINFVLGRFEHTDDEDEAIVEVHVPGSENKEAIFRKRTVGILDMGGVSTQIAYEVPKTEEVAKNLLAEFNLGCDAHQTEHVYRVYVATFLGFGGNAARQRYEDSLFTSTALKNRVLGKQVGMTSDSPYLDPCLPLDAQDEIQQNGQIMYLRGTGDFNLCREIIQPFMNKTNETQTSLNGVYQPAVHFQNSEFYGFSEFYYCTEDVLRMGGDYNAAKFIKAAKDYCATKWSVLRERFDRGLYASHADLHRLKYQCFKSAWMYEVFHSGFSFPVSYSNLKTALQVYDKEVQWTLGAILYRTRFLPLRDIQQENFRGSHSHWRSFSFVYNHYLFFACFLIVLLSILLYLLRLRRIHRRMLHNSSSTSLWIEEALPPQKIAGP is encoded by the exons ATGGGGAG GATCAGCATCTCGTGTTTGCTTCCTGCTTCTTGGCACTTCAGCATCTCTCCGGTGGGATGTCCACGTATCCTCAACACCACTTTGCGACAGATTGTCGTGATCGGAAtacttgctgctgctgtctctCTGCTTTACTACTCCCTGGTGGTCATCCGCAATAAGTACGGGCGTGCGTACAGGGACAAGAGATTCCACAG ATATCTTGCCCGAGTAACTGATACTGAAGCCACGGATACAAACAACCCCAATCTGAACTATGGAATCGTTGTGGACTGTGGCAGCAGCGGCTCGAGGATCTTTGTGTATTGTTGGCCGAGGCACAATGGCAATCCCCACGATCTGTTGGACATCAAACAGATGAGGGACAAGAACAGGAAACCTGTGGTCATGAAGATTAAACCag GCATTTCAGAGTTTGCCAGCTCTCCTGAAAAGGTCAGCGATTACATTTCTCCACTTCTGAGCTTTGCTGCTGAACACGTGCCACGTGTGAAACACAAAGAGACTCCTCTTTACATTCTCTGTACTGCAGGGATGAGGATTCTGCCAGAAAG CCAGCAGAAGGCAATACTTGAAGATCTGCTCACTGATATACCTGTGCactttgattttctcttttcGGACTCACATGCAGAGGTTATTTCAGGGAAACAGGAAG GAGTGTATGCATGGATTGGCATCAACTTTGTTCTTGGAAGATTTGAACATACAGATGATG AGGATGAAGCGATTGTGGAGGTGCATGTCCCAGGCAGTGAAAATAAAGAGGCCATCTTCCGTAAGAGGACAGTGGGTATTCTCGACATGGGTGGAGTGTCGACCCAGATAGCGTACGAAGTCCCTAAAACT GAGGAAGTCGCCAAGAACTTACTTGCAGAATTCAACTTGGGCTGTGATGCTCATCAAACTGAGCACGTGTACCGAGTCTACGTTGCCACATTCCTTGGCTTCGGAGGAAACGCAGCGCGCCAGAGATACGAAGACAGTCTATTCACCAGTACAGCACTTAAAAACAG AGTGCTGGGCAAGCAGGTTGGAATGACTTCTGATTCGCCCTACCTAGATCCTTGCCTGCCCCTGGATGCTCAGGATGAGATCCAGCAGAACGGACAGATAATGTATTTGCGAGGAACGGGAGATTTCAATCTGTGTCGTGAAATTATTCAGCCGTTCATGAATAAGACTAACGAAACGCAGACATCTCTTAATGGTGTCTATCAGCCTGCCGTGCACTTCCAGAACAGTGAATTCTACGGTTTCTCTGAGTTCTACTACTGCACCGAGGACGTGTTACGAATGGGAGGAGATTACAATGCTGCTAAATTTATTAAAGCCGCGAAG GATTATTGTGCCACTAAGTGGTCTGTCCTCCGGGAACGTTTTGACCGTGGTCTTTATGCATCACATGCTGATCTCCACAGATTGAA GTACCAGTGTTTTAAGTCCGCCTGGATGTATGAAGTATTTCACAGTggcttctcttttcctgtgagCTACAGCAATCTGAAAACAGCTCTGCAGGTTTATGATAAAGAGGTGCAATGGACTTTAGGAGCCATCCTTTATCGAACACGATTTTTACCTTTAAG AGACATCCAGCAAGAAAACTTCCGTGGAAGTCACTCCCACTGGAGGAGCTTCTCCTTTGTTTACAATCACTATTTgttttttgcctgttttctgaTCGTGCTGCTCTCCATCCTGCTTTACCTGCTGAGGCTCAGACGGATCCACCGGCGAATGTTGCATAACAGCTCATCTACTTCCCTCTGGATCGAGGAAGCCCTCCCCCCACAGAAGATCGCAGGACCCTGA
- the ENTPD4 gene encoding ectonucleoside triphosphate diphosphohydrolase 4 isoform X1: MGRISISCLLPASWHFSISPVGCPRILNTTLRQIVVIGILAAAVSLLYYSLVVIRNKYGRAYRDKRFHRYLARVTDTEATDTNNPNLNYGIVVDCGSSGSRIFVYCWPRHNGNPHDLLDIKQMRDKNRKPVVMKIKPGISEFASSPEKVSDYISPLLSFAAEHVPRVKHKETPLYILCTAGMRILPESQQKAILEDLLTDIPVHFDFLFSDSHAEVISGKQEGVYAWIGINFVLGRFEHTDDEDEAIVEVHVPGSENKEAIFRKRTVGILDMGGVSTQIAYEVPKTVSFASSQQEEVAKNLLAEFNLGCDAHQTEHVYRVYVATFLGFGGNAARQRYEDSLFTSTALKNRVLGKQVGMTSDSPYLDPCLPLDAQDEIQQNGQIMYLRGTGDFNLCREIIQPFMNKTNETQTSLNGVYQPAVHFQNSEFYGFSEFYYCTEDVLRMGGDYNAAKFIKAAKDYCATKWSVLRERFDRGLYASHADLHRLKYQCFKSAWMYEVFHSGFSFPVSYSNLKTALQVYDKEVQWTLGAILYRTRFLPLRDIQQENFRGSHSHWRSFSFVYNHYLFFACFLIVLLSILLYLLRLRRIHRRMLHNSSSTSLWIEEALPPQKIAGP; this comes from the exons ATGGGGAG GATCAGCATCTCGTGTTTGCTTCCTGCTTCTTGGCACTTCAGCATCTCTCCGGTGGGATGTCCACGTATCCTCAACACCACTTTGCGACAGATTGTCGTGATCGGAAtacttgctgctgctgtctctCTGCTTTACTACTCCCTGGTGGTCATCCGCAATAAGTACGGGCGTGCGTACAGGGACAAGAGATTCCACAG ATATCTTGCCCGAGTAACTGATACTGAAGCCACGGATACAAACAACCCCAATCTGAACTATGGAATCGTTGTGGACTGTGGCAGCAGCGGCTCGAGGATCTTTGTGTATTGTTGGCCGAGGCACAATGGCAATCCCCACGATCTGTTGGACATCAAACAGATGAGGGACAAGAACAGGAAACCTGTGGTCATGAAGATTAAACCag GCATTTCAGAGTTTGCCAGCTCTCCTGAAAAGGTCAGCGATTACATTTCTCCACTTCTGAGCTTTGCTGCTGAACACGTGCCACGTGTGAAACACAAAGAGACTCCTCTTTACATTCTCTGTACTGCAGGGATGAGGATTCTGCCAGAAAG CCAGCAGAAGGCAATACTTGAAGATCTGCTCACTGATATACCTGTGCactttgattttctcttttcGGACTCACATGCAGAGGTTATTTCAGGGAAACAGGAAG GAGTGTATGCATGGATTGGCATCAACTTTGTTCTTGGAAGATTTGAACATACAGATGATG AGGATGAAGCGATTGTGGAGGTGCATGTCCCAGGCAGTGAAAATAAAGAGGCCATCTTCCGTAAGAGGACAGTGGGTATTCTCGACATGGGTGGAGTGTCGACCCAGATAGCGTACGAAGTCCCTAAAACTGTAAGCTTTGCCTCTTCGCAGCAG GAGGAAGTCGCCAAGAACTTACTTGCAGAATTCAACTTGGGCTGTGATGCTCATCAAACTGAGCACGTGTACCGAGTCTACGTTGCCACATTCCTTGGCTTCGGAGGAAACGCAGCGCGCCAGAGATACGAAGACAGTCTATTCACCAGTACAGCACTTAAAAACAG AGTGCTGGGCAAGCAGGTTGGAATGACTTCTGATTCGCCCTACCTAGATCCTTGCCTGCCCCTGGATGCTCAGGATGAGATCCAGCAGAACGGACAGATAATGTATTTGCGAGGAACGGGAGATTTCAATCTGTGTCGTGAAATTATTCAGCCGTTCATGAATAAGACTAACGAAACGCAGACATCTCTTAATGGTGTCTATCAGCCTGCCGTGCACTTCCAGAACAGTGAATTCTACGGTTTCTCTGAGTTCTACTACTGCACCGAGGACGTGTTACGAATGGGAGGAGATTACAATGCTGCTAAATTTATTAAAGCCGCGAAG GATTATTGTGCCACTAAGTGGTCTGTCCTCCGGGAACGTTTTGACCGTGGTCTTTATGCATCACATGCTGATCTCCACAGATTGAA GTACCAGTGTTTTAAGTCCGCCTGGATGTATGAAGTATTTCACAGTggcttctcttttcctgtgagCTACAGCAATCTGAAAACAGCTCTGCAGGTTTATGATAAAGAGGTGCAATGGACTTTAGGAGCCATCCTTTATCGAACACGATTTTTACCTTTAAG AGACATCCAGCAAGAAAACTTCCGTGGAAGTCACTCCCACTGGAGGAGCTTCTCCTTTGTTTACAATCACTATTTgttttttgcctgttttctgaTCGTGCTGCTCTCCATCCTGCTTTACCTGCTGAGGCTCAGACGGATCCACCGGCGAATGTTGCATAACAGCTCATCTACTTCCCTCTGGATCGAGGAAGCCCTCCCCCCACAGAAGATCGCAGGACCCTGA